The Hymenobacter chitinivorans DSM 11115 genome segment GGTTCGTACCTTTAGGGCGCTACTCAACCCATATTCTTTTGCACTACCGCTATGTCCCTACTTCCAACCTACCCGCGCTTCACGCTGGGCCCGGGGCTCACGGCTGAGCAGCGGGCGTTTTTCCGGCAGCACGGCTTTCTGCACTTCCGGGCCTTTCTCCCGCCCGAGCAGGTGCAGCAGGTGCTGGCCGCTACCGAGCAGGTGCAGGCCCGCTGGCTGGCCGAAGGCGTGGAAAAAGTAAACGGCGTGCCCATCAAGTACGGCCGTGACGTGGACGGCTCCCGCATCGTGCAGCGCTTCGCCTTTGCCTCCCAGCACAGCCCCGTGCTGCACGAGCTGCTCCAGGACCCGCGCTTCGAGGCCCTGTTCCCATTGCTGGAAGCCCCCAACGGGCGCGTGGGCGAAAACGAGAAGGACGGCCTGGTCATCAACCACTACGTGAACGTGCCCGGCTCGGAGTTCAGCCAGATGGGCTGGCACACCGACTCGCTGCGGGACGTGTTCTACGGCAAGCGCATCGGGCCCATGCTCAACGTGGGCCTGCACCTGGACGGCACGGCGGCCACCAACGGCGGGCTGCGCATCATTCCCGGTACTCACCGCCAGGGTTTGCACCAGCTGCTGTTTCGCAAGAAGTACTACAAGGACGTGTCGTACGACCCCAACGAGCTGGCTGTCGAAACCCAGCCCGGCGACCTGACCGTGCACGACGGCCGCATGTGGCACCGCGTGGCCCAGTCGCCGCTGGTGGGCGAGGCCTCCCGCCGCCGGGTGATGTACGTGCCCGTCATCAGCGGCAAGTATTCCCCCAAGCAGCCCGACAGCCCCACCCCGTTTTACCTGCGGTTTCTTCATCTGGTGAAATAGTGAATGAGTGAGTGAGCGAATGAGTGAGTTGCGTTCAGTAGCTCCCGTCTGCTCTATTCCACTACTTCACTCATTCACCACTTCACTCATTCACAGATGCCTTACGCACTTATTACCGGCGCTTCGCGCGGCATTGGCCGGGCCCTGGCCCACGAGCTGGCCCAGCGCGGCTACAGCCTGCTGCTCACGGCCCGCAGCCAGGATCAACTGGCCCAGGTGGCCACGGAGCTCGGCCAGCAGTACCAGGTGGAGGCCCGCGTCCTGGCCCTGGATTTGGCCGAGGCCGGGGCGGCTACCCGGCTGGCCGAGTGGGCCCGGGCCCAGACCCCGGAGCTGGCGGTGCTGGTTAATAATGCAGGCTACGGCCTTTGGGGGCGGTTTGAGGACTTGCCCCTGGCTGCCCAGCAAAACATGCTGCAGCTCAACATGCTCCTGCCCGTGGAGCTGACCCACCAGCTGCTGCCTTTGCTCAGGCAGCAGCCCAAGGCCTACATTCTGAACATTGCCAGCACGGCGGCCTACCAGGCGGTACCCACGCTCACGCTCTACGCGGCCAGCAAGGCCTTTCTGCTCACCTTCTCCCGGGGCCTGCGCTACGAGCTGCGCGAGTCGCCCGTCTCGGTGACCTGCCTGAGCCCCGGCGCCACCACCACCGACTTCGCCGACCGGGCCGGCATGAGTGCGGGCCTGCAGGAAGTATCGGCCAAGCTCTCCATGACGCCCGCGCAAGTAGCCAAGTTCGGCGTCACGGCCCTGCTGGCCGGCGAGGCCGAGGTAATTCCCGGCGCCCTCAACAAGGTGTCGGCCAAGCTCACCAGCCTGGTGCCCAAGTCCCTGACCGAGAAAATTGCGGCCAACATCTACGAGAAGCACCTGAAGTAGAAGCGGCGCAGGGCCGGCGCCGACGTTGTTTACCCTGTCATCCTGAGCAGAGCGAAGGATCGTCCTCACCTACCACACAAAGGCAAATGCCAATGTGCAACCGCCCTTTACCGCGCCGCTGGTAAGGGGCTGTTGTACGTTTAATAAGCCTTGTCACTCAGGGGAGGAAGGTCCTTCATTCCGCTGCACTCAGGAGGACAGTCGAAGCGGGAGGGATGACAGAGTGAACAACGACGTAAAACCTAGTAGCGGGCCACGCGGCGGGCCAGCCAGGCACTCAGGCCGGCAAACGCGGGGGCGGCCAGCACATCATACGTGTAGTGCGCATGCTGCACCATCACCAGCAGGCCAATCAGGGCGCCGGCCAGCAGCAGGCCGCGGCGCAGGGCCGGGTGCTGCACGGTGAGGTACAGCAGGAGCACCGTGGCGGTGTGGGCCGAGAAGAACAGGTCCTTGGTAATAGGCGTGGCCGAGGCGTAGAACAGGTTGTCCACCAGCGGGTCGTGGAGCAGCACCAGGCCCGTGGGCGGCTCCAGGGGCAGCAGCCAGAGCGTGAGTAGCCGGAAGCCGTGCAGCAGGCCGTAGCCCCACAGGGCCCGCAGCAGCAGCCGGGGCCGCGGCACCAGGTGCACCACGGCCACGGCAATGCTCAGGTAAATAGCCCCGAAGGTGAGCCAGGATACGTCGTGGGCCGGCAGCCAGGCCAGCACCGGGTCGGGCAGCACCACCCCGGGCCGGGCCTGGATAAAGGCGAAGAACCGCGGAATAGCGGCCCCCAGGGCCAGCAGCAGCGCCAGAATGCTCAGCAGCCGTACCCGGAAGGCCGGCTGCCGCCACAGCTGGGGCCAGGTGGGCTCGGCGGCGGCCGGCGCGGGGGGCAGGGCGAACGGTAGGGGCATACGGCGCGGGGTTGAAAGGCAAAAGTAGCAGCTGCCGCCCGGCCCCCGGTGAAAAATCAGC includes the following:
- a CDS encoding phytanoyl-CoA dioxygenase family protein, producing the protein MSLLPTYPRFTLGPGLTAEQRAFFRQHGFLHFRAFLPPEQVQQVLAATEQVQARWLAEGVEKVNGVPIKYGRDVDGSRIVQRFAFASQHSPVLHELLQDPRFEALFPLLEAPNGRVGENEKDGLVINHYVNVPGSEFSQMGWHTDSLRDVFYGKRIGPMLNVGLHLDGTAATNGGLRIIPGTHRQGLHQLLFRKKYYKDVSYDPNELAVETQPGDLTVHDGRMWHRVAQSPLVGEASRRRVMYVPVISGKYSPKQPDSPTPFYLRFLHLVK
- a CDS encoding phosphatase PAP2-related protein: MPLPFALPPAPAAAEPTWPQLWRQPAFRVRLLSILALLLALGAAIPRFFAFIQARPGVVLPDPVLAWLPAHDVSWLTFGAIYLSIAVAVVHLVPRPRLLLRALWGYGLLHGFRLLTLWLLPLEPPTGLVLLHDPLVDNLFYASATPITKDLFFSAHTATVLLLYLTVQHPALRRGLLLAGALIGLLVMVQHAHYTYDVLAAPAFAGLSAWLARRVARY
- a CDS encoding SDR family NAD(P)-dependent oxidoreductase, with translation MPYALITGASRGIGRALAHELAQRGYSLLLTARSQDQLAQVATELGQQYQVEARVLALDLAEAGAATRLAEWARAQTPELAVLVNNAGYGLWGRFEDLPLAAQQNMLQLNMLLPVELTHQLLPLLRQQPKAYILNIASTAAYQAVPTLTLYAASKAFLLTFSRGLRYELRESPVSVTCLSPGATTTDFADRAGMSAGLQEVSAKLSMTPAQVAKFGVTALLAGEAEVIPGALNKVSAKLTSLVPKSLTEKIAANIYEKHLK